The genomic region AGCGTTGATGCGATCTGCGCTTTCATCGGCCGCTCCTGATCGTCCATTTGCCCGTGTTGGTGTCGATGGCGCCGTTCAGTCCGTTCGCCGCGAGGCGCTTGGCGAGATCGGGATCGACCTTGGTTTCCGGCTTGAAAGTGACTTCGAGACGACGGTCGCGATAGTCCAGTCCGGCGATGCCGTTCACCGGCACCGGACCGAGCGAGCGCGCGAGGCCGTCGGCCAGCGAAAGAAAGTCCGACGGCGACAGCTCGCCCGACGCCACGCGCAGACGTTCGAGATTGCGCGCCATCTGGTCGGGCGCGTCGAGGACGGCCGTCGTCTTCGGGAACGCGTTGAGCAGCAGTTCGGTCATCTGCGCATTGTTGGCGTCGCGCAGGCGTGCGAGCTGAAGCCATTGCACGTTGATCCCGATAATCGAGACGATCACCGACGCCGCCACGAGCGCGATCGGCACACGCAGACGGCGCATCGTCGCGCGGTCGAGCCGCCACGGTTGCGCGGCGAATTCGAACTGGCAGAGGTCGAAACGGCTCGCGAGCGCGTTGCGCGCGAGGGCTTCGAACGGAAGCGGCTCGGCGAACGCGACCGCCGCGTCTTTGCGCGATGCCGCGAGGCGCGGTTCGTCGCCCGGAAGATCGACGAGCGAGTAAAGCGCGAGCGGTTGATCGCCCGCGAGCGCTTCGAGCGTCGGCGCGATGGAATCGGCGGGCAGGGCGAGGCCTTCGCCCAAGGCCGCGCGTTCGCCGCGCGCAATCGCGATTTCGAAGCGCGCGCCGTTCGCGGCGGCGAGCGTCGGGGCCGGCGCCGCCGCCTCGAGCCCGCCGATGAGCGCGGGCGCCGTCGACACGACATGGCCGAGCAATCCCGCGATGAACGGCGCGGGCGGCGCTTCGGTCGCTTCTGCGGCTTCCTGCGCTTCAGCGGCTTCAGGCGCTCCGATGACGGGAACCGGCAGGCAGCGCATCGCTGGCACCGCCTTCAGATTGCGATGTCCCGCGCTCACGAACGCATCGCAGACGAAGCGGAACCATCCGCGATCGATCACCGCGACCACGCGCCGTCCATCGCCGAGCGCAATCGGATCGACGGCGATGTGACACGTCTGCGGGTCCTGGATCAACTGGTCCTCGACGACGTTCGGCAGCGCCTGGCGCAGCCTCGGCCCTTTTAGCGGCGGCAGTGCGGCGGCGAGCAGCAGCGCATCGCGGGCCGCGACGATCAGCACGGTCGCGTTGGCGCGCGGCAGAAGCCCGAGCGCGGCGCGGCCGGTGCGCTGCGTCTCGCCGCGCTTGTCGAGCAGCAGGAACGGCAGATCCGGCAGATGCCACTCCTGCGAGCGCACCGCGGGATCGCGCGGCGGTAGTAGAACGATCAGTGTGCTCAAAGGCCACTTCCTTTTGTCAGTGACATCGTCGTCAGAGCGCGTCGCGCGTATAGACGATGCGCGTGGTATGCGTCGTCGGATCGCGATAGACGAGCGTCGTGCGCTCGAGTTGCGCGCGCTCATGCTCGACGCGTCCGTGAATTACGAAATAGCGCGTCGTGACGTCGAGTTCGCTCGTATCGATCGACGTCGAGCGCACGCCCGCGCCGGTGAGCGCGAGTTGCACGTTGCCGGCGTCGTGGAAGAACACCGTCTCGCGCCGCGCCACGAACGCCTGCGCCTGCGAAAGACTCATGCCCGGCACGACGGCCGCGACCACTTCGGCGGGCGCGGTGTTCATGTTGACGGCGGTCGTCGTCGGCAGGACGGTCACGAACGGGCGCAGCTTCGCGACGGCTTCCGCCGAAAAACCCGGCACGTCGAGCAGCGAGTCCACGCTGATCATCTGCAGCGGCGCGACCGGCGCGTCGTTATCGGCGTCTTTCAGGCCGGGATCATCGGTGAAATTGCCGCCGCCCGCGCCGCCGCCGCCCTGCGCGATGGCCGCCATCGTCTCTTCCGGCGTCGTGGCGAGACTCGCGCCGTTGCCCGTCTGCGTCTGGAAACGCGTCGCGGAGCGCGAGAGGCCGGCGCGCATCTGCAAGGCGACCGTCTTCGCGAGCGCTCCGTTCAGGCCGAGCATCGTCAGAAGCCGCTGGAACGCCTGAATCTGCTCGACGTTGATCGTCAGCACGCCGGGCGTCGGCGTCGCGACCAGATTGCGCAGGTTGAACTTCGCCTGTGCGTCCTCGATCGAGCCGGACAAATACGTCGATGCGCCTTCCTGCGCG from Caballeronia sp. Lep1P3 harbors:
- the gspL gene encoding type II secretion system protein GspL, with the translated sequence MSTLIVLLPPRDPAVRSQEWHLPDLPFLLLDKRGETQRTGRAALGLLPRANATVLIVAARDALLLAAALPPLKGPRLRQALPNVVEDQLIQDPQTCHIAVDPIALGDGRRVVAVIDRGWFRFVCDAFVSAGHRNLKAVPAMRCLPVPVIGAPEAAEAQEAAEATEAPPAPFIAGLLGHVVSTAPALIGGLEAAAPAPTLAAANGARFEIAIARGERAALGEGLALPADSIAPTLEALAGDQPLALYSLVDLPGDEPRLAASRKDAAVAFAEPLPFEALARNALASRFDLCQFEFAAQPWRLDRATMRRLRVPIALVAASVIVSIIGINVQWLQLARLRDANNAQMTELLLNAFPKTTAVLDAPDQMARNLERLRVASGELSPSDFLSLADGLARSLGPVPVNGIAGLDYRDRRLEVTFKPETKVDPDLAKRLAANGLNGAIDTNTGKWTIRSGR
- the gspK gene encoding type II secretion system minor pseudopilin GspK, whose translation is MKMRASGGSVRQRGVAIISALMVVALSAILVSGMLWRQQVQVRRIENQRLLAQAQWISRSALDWTRLILRSEADTSPTVTYLGGVWGVPIAKTKLSDFLGQIGEVRAQEGASTYLSGSIEDAQAKFNLRNLVATPTPGVLTINVEQIQAFQRLLTMLGLNGALAKTVALQMRAGLSRSATRFQTQTGNGASLATTPEETMAAIAQGGGGAGGGNFTDDPGLKDADNDAPVAPLQMISVDSLLDVPGFSAEAVAKLRPFVTVLPTTTAVNMNTAPAEVVAAVVPGMSLSQAQAFVARRETVFFHDAGNVQLALTGAGVRSTSIDTSELDVTTRYFVIHGRVEHERAQLERTTLVYRDPTTHTTRIVYTRDAL